A stretch of the Chanos chanos chromosome 1, fChaCha1.1, whole genome shotgun sequence genome encodes the following:
- the LOC115816437 gene encoding saxitoxin and tetrodotoxin-binding protein 1, producing MRTQIAIALLGLLAFTDAAPLDCEELVKPIAYHDDYTSIMGKWIFTQGFSDGQLFTTILEKVNSSWMAFEPSPVPDTFPLSQGNMIGGLCEFTSTNTTVINGTFLASEKNVTSTGIFLPSCSDCLTMSFKSDAAGQTINSLYLFVREGKDATFDTFQKQAECLGYKGAPSFTYNGVTELCKIKDSTSDSKSSEGQHHH from the exons ATGCGTACCCAGATCGCCATTGCACTTCTTGGTCTTTTGGCCTTTACCGACGCTGCGCCGCTGGATTGCGAAGAACTCGTGAAACCGATTGCCTATCATGACGACTATACTTCA attatGGGAAAGTGGATCTTTACTCAGGGATTTTCAGATGGCCAGCTGTTCACAACCATTTTGGAAAAGGTGAACAGTTCGTGGATGGCGTTTGAACCCTCACCGGTACCTGACACTTTTCCCCTCAGCCAAGGAAACATGAT AGGTGGACTGTGTGAATTTACATCTACCAACACCACCGTCATAAATGGCACATTTTTGGCAAGCG agaaaaatgtgacaTCAACAGGCATTTTTCTGCCATCTTGTTCCGACTGTCTCACCATGTCTTTCAAAAGTGATGCAGCGGGACAAACAATCAACTCGCTTTATTTGTTCG tgagagagggtaAAGATGCAACATTCGACACATTTCAAAAGCAAGCAGAATGTCTTGGATACAAAGGAGCGCCTTCATTCACCTATAATGGTGTCACAG AGCTTTGCAAGATAAAGGACAGCACATCTGATTCTAAGTCAAGCGAAGGTCAACATCATCATTAA